The Nitrospira sp. sequence CGATCAAACCAAACGACTCAGCTCCGCCGCAATGGATCGGGTCATCCGCTGTCTCTGTGAGTGGCGGAATGTCATTGATGGCTATCATGTCGAAGGATCTTCGGTCGTGGCGACGAGCGCCGTCCGAGACGCCTCGAATCGAGACGAGTTTCTTCAGCGGGTCAAACGAGAAGCAGGGTTCGAGGTAGAAATCATTCCGGGGGACGAGGAGGCTCGACGGACGTTGCTCGGCATTCGATCCGGCTTGCCGGCCGGAATAGCGGACCTTCTCGCGTTGGACATCGGTGGCGGCAGCACGGAATTTATTCTGGATCGTCCCGGACAGCCCTCAATCGTCCGCTCCATTGATATCGGAGTAGTCAGATTATGCGAGCGGATTCTGCATCACGATCCGCCGACGGAAGAAGAAATACAGCACGCTCGTCATTGGATACAAAAGGACACCGAGGCTGCGGTTGCCGATATGTCGCGATCTGCGGGGCTCACGCTTGTCGGGACGGCTGGAACCATTACGTCGCTCGCCGCGATGGCGCAGCAGTTACCATCCTATGAGCCGGCGAGAATCCACAACTATGTGCTGAAGCTCGAAACCGTTCGAGAACTGGAGCGCACGCTTCTCAACAGAACAAAGACGGAACGAATCGGTCTGCCGGGCTTGGAGAAAAACCGCGAAGAAGTCATCGCTGCTGGGGCAATCATTATCCGAACGATCATGGAGACGCTGGGGCAACAAGCGTGTCTAGTGAGCGATTTGGGGTTGAGAGAAGGGGTATTGTTCAACCTGGCAATGCGAATAGAGAATCTATCAGTGAGGAAGCATGAGTGAAGCTGCGACTGTGCGCGTCGACCGAGCAGCGTCTTGGACTATGACAGTAATGGTTCTTTGTGTGTGCGGTCGGTGAGTTAAGGTAAGTACGCAGGCTGCCCTCAAGTCTTCTACTTCTGCGAATACCAGCGATAGCCTTTGCTTTCGGTGAATTGGGCTTTCGGCGCGCCGCCGGGCTTTTCCAGCAACAGCACCTTGAAGTCCTGGAGGCCGAACCAGGCTGGATCGGCGAGGTCGTGGTAATGGATGCCTTGCAGCTTGGGGAGCATATCACCTAACGCCCGCTGTAATTCCTCTTCGGTATAGGCGCGCACGTCGAAGGGCCGGTTTACGGCTTGACAGAATCTCTGGATCGTATAGGTGGCACCGGTGCAGAGGACTTTTGTATCCGGCTTCAGTCCCAGAAACTGGGGAAGTACAAGGTACCGTTCTTGGAAGCCGAGCCAGCGCACCGCTTGCCGGAGGTGACCGTACTGGACTTCGTATTCGGTGTGCCCGGGCAGTTTCACTGGGGCCGGCCATCCTTCGTCAACCCCGAACTCCGTGAGAAACGCCCGTCCACCGGGTTTGAGTACCCGCCACAGTTCTGCGACGAAGCGAATCGGCCCAAGGTTGAAGATCACGGATTCGGGCAGGTTTGCCTCGATCGGAAGGCGAAGACGTCTGATCCAATCCAGTGCTTCTTGATGTTGTGCCGTTTCCCCGACTCCGCACGCCAA is a genomic window containing:
- a CDS encoding Ppx/GppA family phosphatase, which gives rise to MTAPSCRTFRLAGIDIGTLTCRLLIADLPHGASLKVLRSDRRILRLGEGVDQTKRLSSAAMDRVIRCLCEWRNVIDGYHVEGSSVVATSAVRDASNRDEFLQRVKREAGFEVEIIPGDEEARRTLLGIRSGLPAGIADLLALDIGGGSTEFILDRPGQPSIVRSIDIGVVRLCERILHHDPPTEEEIQHARHWIQKDTEAAVADMSRSAGLTLVGTAGTITSLAAMAQQLPSYEPARIHNYVLKLETVRELERTLLNRTKTERIGLPGLEKNREEVIAAGAIIIRTIMETLGQQACLVSDLGLREGVLFNLAMRIENLSVRKHE